The Arachis duranensis cultivar V14167 chromosome 9, aradu.V14167.gnm2.J7QH, whole genome shotgun sequence genomic sequence CAACAGGGGTCATGTCAGGCCATCAGTTTGACAAGCCAAAAGCCTTTCAAGGTATTAACTATTTCTAGCCCTGCGCTCTTATTATAAGTCAAGATAACACAAACCAGAATACTGCAGAACATAATAGAATTATGTGCAATTATTATAGCCAACTATTCTCAACCTTAGGAgtcatttctattttatttatgtttatccTGTCTTTTCAAGAGTTAAATCTTAACTATTAGTTGACTTGGTCTTGTACTAGCAGTAATAGACTAATACTTgggattaattttatataataccTGTGAtcaattttagatattttcacATTAGTCAAAGAAATTCAGCTCCatattaattttgatgcataattcaatttttttaaatgataaaaaaatattacccgctctttatcttaatttaaaaaatccgCTGTTTTATATCTGATTATAGTTATCCTACAAGGTTCCCAATAATCACTATCAAAATAGTTCACTCATATTACCTGCTGATTTAATGACAATCCTTTTTGCTTTTATGGTCTGTTATCTGTTGCTTAAAGTAAAAACTAACTTCATGGCATATTCTTCCCCCTTGTATCTATTCTAATATGTTTATGTCATGAATAATTCTAGGATTAAGGTTGTTTCTATACAGAACATTGAATAGTTCTTCTCCTACTATatggaaattaaaataatcagaGGATTCTCTGTCACCTCACATAAGTAATGATGAAAATTGTAAATAAGACGAGAGATACTCTAAAATAGGACAAGGTGATTTGTGTGGTACAACATTGGTGGGGGTGAGTTAtgtaagaaaaatataaagataaaaaaatataattggtaAGAGAAAAGTATATGGTTTTGCATCTGCAAAGAGAAAGAGATATAATGTTTTTTGGTGACAAGAGGTCCCACAAGGGAAGAAAACAAACTAGGAGGCTATTCTAGCATTCAAGCTAACAAAATGCATAAGCTCCTCTGTTAACTCAATCTAGGTAATATGATCAGATGCACTTCTAGCACAGTTATTATACTCGGATTGGACTGACCAATTCGATAAGAAAACCGGTGAACTGATACTTGTGCTAgtccaatttcaatttttgaCCATTTTGGCAATTGACCCGTAGAAAACCGGTGCAAAACCGAACCTGTTGACCTGATGGGTCAATGCCATCTGTGCACAACAACAGCAAGCTAGATCATAGAAGGAGTACCATAGCCTTTAAAAAGGTTTCCAGCAGCAAAGTCCCCACACGCCACCTCCTTGCATCATCAAGCAAGTGCCTTTTCTTGTGTTAGAAAGCATTATAAACACTCTCTTCCTTTAGTAGCTAGGCAATATGCAACTTGAGGTTTCATTCAAGGGCGCGGCTTTGGTGAGCCGAACATCTTTGGCTAACCAAGCATAAGACTTCACTATCGCTGACCAGTGCGCACTTTTAATGAGAGCCGTtggattattttgttttttaatccACCGGGGAGATCACCCTGAAAGTTGATTGTTTTGATTGGCTAATGAATGCTTTTTGCAACTTTTGTGTCAAAGAGGTTACTttagaaaatttaatttgttgctAGTTATTGTTGTTAGATCTGAAATGTCTTTGGGTTTATATGGCAAAAATTTATGAATTTgtaagtttaaattaattagagtTAAGTATTCTGTATTATGTTAACTAAATGACGATGAAGTTGGGCTGGGAATGAGATGCATCGTGGACGTCAGTTTGTCGCATAGAAGAAACGCACGAGTTTACATTTCTGCCACTCGCTATCAGTTGCACGAAGTTACTCCGCCCAGAATTGCGGTGCAAAAATTGCCTACTCGTTGAATTGCGTATCTGCCGCGATGCAAGCATTCCAAGGATGACGAAACGTTAGTGTTATCACCGGAACCGGACTCGATCCCCATGATGACGAGTGGTGGTTCAGGCAGAGGATTAGATTGGCCAGAGAGGATCAGAGAAGAAGGATCAAAGCAGCACAGAGAAGTGTGCTTGGTGAGTGACAaaggagagggagaagagaTTTCAGGTCGGGCGGGTCAACTTGGCACATAGTTGGGTTGGGCTTGGTTGCAGTCAATACCTATGAGAAAAAACATAATGgagctttatatttttttctaaaacgaATGTTTGGCTAATGAATTGGGTTATTAATAATGTTGTTAAAAATATACCAATCCTTAAATACGgtcccttcttttttttttttttggacgggTTGGGTAACTAAACCCAACAAACCAAGCCCAGAATAAGACACTTAATCCCTCAAACTAACTCCCTACCTACCCGGATGAATTGCTTTCCCTCCCCTGCAACCAAACTTCTATAAGGAAACACAATTAACTACACTACTATGAAGAAGCACAATTGACGCCAAAAAGAGATCAAGTAAAACTGTAGGTCCGCTTTGAGGAGCAAAAGCGCGGGACGAGATGCACCTCACTCCAGAACGCGGACGATCTGGCGCGGGGAGACAGGGGAGCTGTGAAACCCATCGCTGATGCAACTCAGACATGGCGCCACTGATGATGGAAAGGTAAGCCCAACTTCTCATTCCTAATTATCTCTGCAATCTGTTTGGGCGGGTTAGATGGCCAATTATTGGTTAGTTGATTTTGCAATTTCAGAGATGCCAAGGTGTGAGCTAGCTTGTTCCCTTCTCGAGGAATCCAAGAAAAACCACAGTTTGGAAGTCTCCTCTGGATAGCTTTAATGTCTTGAATTATTGGTTCTACTTCCCAAAATGTAATTCCTTCTTTGATTGCTTGAATAAGTTGAAAGCAGTCAGATTCAATAGTTGCATTCTCAATTTGAGATTTTCTATTAAAATGATTGCTTCTCTTATGGCAGTTGCTTCTGCAAGGATGCTGGAGTTCGTTTGGATTTTTGAAGTTGTCCCTCCCATGAGGGTTCCATTGCAATCTCTGATCGCTACTGCTATACTTCCTGATTTTGTGTCATTGGAGAAGGCTGCACCCGTATTCAATTTGAGCCAATTTTGAGGAGGGGCTCTCCAGATTATAGGTACCGTCCTTCTCCTGTTTGATTCTTTGGTGCTATTATTTTCCTTCTCTGTTGCTTTGAAATATTCTAGTTCAAGATTTTTTGCATAGTTAATAGTAGACTTTGGATCAGGTTCTGTGTCATGAAAAACTTTTTCATTTCTTGTTTTCCAAATTGCCCACATTGTGATACCAATTCGACTCCACATTTGATTTGCTTCTATTCTGCCTCTTTGGTTGCACTTCTTAAATATTTCTTGTAGCCACATCCCGACTGAGTTTACGCTTTCCTTTGTTGGTGTACATTGAGCTTGCGAGCCAAACCATACCGCTCTTGTCCAATCACATGATAGTAGAGCATGTTCGATGGTTTCCTCCGCCTGCATACAATTTGGACATAGATTACTGTtagttatctttttcttaatcaaATTGGCTTTTACCGGGAGGATATTATGGATTGTCCTCACTTCCCGGAACAAAcaagaagtaaaaaaaaaaagtcacagTTAAAGTTTATTAGCAGATGATTAATTTAACAGaagtattaaattattgaatgatataataattataatattttgtaaaacCAAAATAGTTGAATAATGTGAAATTTTGCCAGATGtgcataaataaatttatcatggTAAACAATTGATCATGGTGTATAAAATTACTAGAAGAGTTGAATAATGAACATGAATATATGTACTAATGGCTTATTATATTCGTACAAGATActataattattaatgttaTTATAAAGTCCGCattacatattattttattctaaccTTAGAGAGAAGTACAGTAAATTTATTTAAACCATTCCTTTTGTATTCTCTATTCATGGAAACAATTTAATAGGAAATGTTACTCTTTATATAATATAACGGGAGTCATTTAGGTAAAGATGcttaaaacatctttttttaaagattttttttaataattaatattcaacCTATGTAATCGATCAAactatgttatttttg encodes the following:
- the LOC107465851 gene encoding uncharacterized protein LOC107465851 encodes the protein MWLQEIFKKCNQRGRIEANQMWSRIGITMWAIWKTRNEKVFHDTEPDPKSTINYAKNLELEYFKATEKENNSTKESNRRRTVPIIWRAPPQNWLKLNTGAAFSNDTKSGSIAVAIRDCNGTLMGGTTSKIQTNSSILAEATAIREAIILIENLKLRMQLLNLTAFNLFKQSKKELHFGK